CCCTCTGGCCGGCCGAGCATCCGGGGAGGACATGATCGATCGATAATGGCTCTTGCGTCGTCAATTAAACACTCGAGCGATTAcacattttcgtttattagatttttcattttccctgGCTTATTCAAGTATTTCTGGTATCACAATTCGCAAATAACTCCAACAACGAAAGAATGCAATATattaaataaagaaagaaaaaaaaaacgtggttATCTCGTTCAAGGAGACTATAGGTAGGTAAGGAGTGCAATCTCGGCGATCGGGCACGTCCGTAAAAGTATCGGGAAAGAGGGTTCCTCTCGAGCGGCGCTGTTGTAGTTTCGTACGGTGGCGCATGCGCACAATGTATGCGTTATATACACGCATGCGTTGCTGCCAGCTGACTTTGTTGACAGTTTTTGCTGATATAACCTATctattttaatttcatttttgtaataaaaatggaatcTATCAGTTTATAAATTACGGCAGATGCACTAATGATAGTTATCTTTCAGCAATTCGACTTCCGAAGAGAGCCCTATATTATATTGTCTAAACTGGCAAAAGTATATAGTAAACTCtttcacaatttatatactagCATTTAAGTAGATGCGGAAGCGGAAAGTCGCCAATCATCCACAGCCGTTTAGTTGGGTCGCACGGATGCTCGCAACTGAATCGTCCGTCCCGTATTCCGAAGATGGACCATACGCCTCTATTCCATTGTGCTCCATCTGTGACGACGGCGTCAACATGAAATCCGGAGTTCGATAACAGCACGATGCACTCCAGAATAAGTTTGTGCAATATAGCACTCGTCACTGAATCTTTCGTTAGGTAGCTGCCAAGCACCTGCACCCAAGATCCTCGGAACGGTTGAAACATGAAAACCGAAGCATGGTCTGCACgcgtcattcttttttcttctggagtATATTGACCGAGATCAACAAAACCTTGAAACTCCAAAGTTTGCTTGTTGAAAGAAACGGCCTCACTTAATTTCATCTCATCGACAAGCAGCGTACCTTAAACATTGAAATGACaacttttaattttaatatCAACAGACTTTAAATATTACTCACTCAGTAGCTGCAAGAAAGTCGAGATTAACACGATTCTAAAGAAATTGTATTGGTTAGTAATTAACAAATTCAGTATACTACAGATGCATGTTTCCAGTTGAGTCCGGGAAACACAAAAAGGCTTGTTGACCAAACTCGATATtacaaatattcaaaatttgataCCTCATTTTTCATTGGACTCCATAGATAAGCCCTTcattttcataccctcaaaaATGGCAGTTTGGAATCCATACGCTGACGAACTTATCCTCCGAATGTATCGACTCAACGTTTCTCTGCATGGAAGTGGCAGAATCTTACGTTCCCGAATGTGGTCGTATAGACCACTATTCTTGATGCGCATCAACAAACATTCGTACATCCATTCGATGGCATATCTTCGGCCCTTTCGATTTCCCACCTTTGCCGTCTCCAAACAAGTTCGCACCGCTTGTTTCTGTGCTTCCGGTAGGAGGGCGATGTTCTTCTCAAGCGTCTCCTTCTCAATCCTTGAACACGATCGCTTTAAATCAGCGACATCAGCATACAATTTTTTAGTCTGCAAAGAAAAACAGATTCAATAatgaatatgaaatattatccAATTTAGTCAATTTAAAACTGTTGAGTACAATAAGTAAAgtaaagtgaaaataaaaaagtatgtAACATTGTAAAATAGTTAAGAATAGTTACCTTTCGTTTCAggcgaatgaattttcttcgagtcaaATCTGCTTTTTTCTGGGCTCGTTCGCGCTTGAGTATTGTTTTTCTGCGTCGTTGATTCCTCCTCTGTACCCTCTCGCGAATCTGTTGACATAATTCGCATCTCCAGTTTTTTCGCTGATTATCGCCcggttttttcaaatcgatcaTACCCACGCATCGCGGATCTCGACTacaaaataggaataaaataattttcaatttcaattgtccAATGTATTTAACAGTTCACATACATACTCTTAACTGATGATctctaaaaaaacaaacgattcgacagattcgaaaatttaatttataaaGAATCAGTAAACTGAAGTATAAATAGACCATTTACCTTTCACTTTGGACGCCGGTTCCACTGCATATGAtgcagttttttaaaatcttcaTATAGCGACGGATATCATTTGAGGATGTTGCCTGGTCATTCAAGGGTATCACCGTGTCCGTAATCGTTCTAatctaataataaaaataaaaatattaaacaataACTGTAGTAAGAAATCAAATTAATCTTGATTACAGTTATGATGAGAATTGGATACTTACTGATAGAGTAAGGTCGAGAGCAACCTCCAAATGAAGTTGCGGAtgtaaattcgatcgatttaaAAGTGTGAAAATTAGCCCTGTTGACTTCTGAGTCCATGCCCACGATTCTGATAGTAGTCCCGCCGTCAAGTCATCTTTCAGGTTTCCCAACGTAAATGCATCTACGGCTCCTTTCACGTTATCCACATCTTGTTCCGTCCAGGATTCAGTGAGTATAGATGGTGCTGTATCGGTTCCTTCATCAAGTACAACAGAATTACTTATTTGCAGCTGTTCCTTTTTCACATCTAACGCACTATTCTCTTGCTCTGTTTCCTCAATCCCATTGTTGTTTTCCTGCAATGTTATAACAgctatgaatatttgaaaatacttTATGAAATTACATATGATATTGATCAGCTGCTATATGTAATTCTACTTgaataatgaaattgaatattcaataaatcactgtgttaataaaaaattatgatttgtaaatattttatcatttaaaagtactagaaaatattttttcttaaatttaaatacaaaaaaaaatacataatatTCTAAGAGTAGTTTAACATGTTAGTATTGTTAAAATATAGAATCACTCACCTCGCAGTCCATCGGTCCGCACTGTTGAGAAATAGGCACAGCGCCTTCGTTCAATCTCCACCGGATCAATGGTGAATCATAGACCGTACCGTCTGTCAAAACAATCCTGTCCGACTTCTTAATGGAGTCCtccgaaaaatgaaattggcaCACAAACTGCTTAACATCTAGTTCGCAGTCAAGCGCTTTTTTCCATTGATTGCGCCGGTCTTTGCTCTGCAAAAACAAATATAACCATGCATATACCAATCAATGTAGTAGTTAAATGTCATAGAGAAAAACTTGAAGCCATGAAAAGTCATGCCACATGCAACTCTGAATTATAAATTACATTTCAAGCATTTGTAACTTCTACATGCGACCAAAAAGTATATTTTCCTTTACGCAAAGAATATTACTCTTACTTTTGGAATAGAAAACAGAGTGATCCGGCACAGTCCTAATTTCTTCCGGCGTGTTTCATCTCCCTCTTTTCTGCTGCGACATCCTGGCACTGCACAAATTTTTCCCATTCTAGGAAAATACAGTAGACTTCAATAAAACATTCAAGTAGTATTCCagtattcaagtttttctctacattgaaaaaaatcagacaCAGTGAAAGTACTTATTCTACCTCAAGTTGCAGAGCAGTTAAGTTGCTACCACAGATAACCTCAACTATCAAaagaaaactggaaaaaaaacaaaaattgaattatattgattatgaaaaagtataattctATGTACTCCCTTCGTAGTGTTTAAAGTCGCCGTTGCAACCGATAGTTTGATCTAAATCGTCACAAAGCGTTGTTTCACTCGTAATCCAACTGATTTTTGTTTACACTGGGTATTTAATTTTTGACAGGCGCAAAAGCTCTTTAAATCCACGATTCCGCTGCCATGGCGGTCAGTTTCACCAAcgacattgattttattactATATATATAGTCGTACCAAACGACAATGCGACGCGTAGTGGCCGTTCCTCGAACTCGGGTTGCCCGACATTTTTACGAACGTTTTTCTAACAGGCGCCCAATACGGAGATTGCATCTCGTTGATCCTTGACACCGCGATTCGCGCGTGTCAACCGAGTAGTGGCGTCATCTGTTCTGTCGACGACTCCTTCGTACCGCCatctttcgattatttttttcaatctttcctCGATCGTTCGTCGCTGTAGGTAACtgtgaaaattttaaaaatatatgccTCCAA
This sequence is a window from Venturia canescens isolate UGA chromosome 8, ASM1945775v1, whole genome shotgun sequence. Protein-coding genes within it:
- the LOC122414889 gene encoding uncharacterized protein isoform X2, with amino-acid sequence MPGCRSRKEGDETRRKKLGLCRITLFSIPKSKDRRNQWKKALDCELDVKQFVCQFHFSEDSIKKSDRIVLTDGTVYDSPLIRWRLNEGAVPISQQCGPMDCEENNNGIEETEQENSALDVKKEQLQISNSVVLDEGTDTAPSILTESWTEQDVDNVKGAVDAFTLGNLKDDLTAGLLSESWAWTQKSTGLIFTLLNRSNLHPQLHLEVALDLTLSIRTITDTVIPLNDQATSSNDIRRYMKILKNCIICSGTGVQSESRDPRCVGMIDLKKPGDNQRKNWRCELCQQIRERVQRRNQRRRKTILKRERAQKKADLTRRKFIRLKRKTKKLYADVADLKRSCSRIEKETLEKNIALLPEAQKQAVRTCLETAKVGNRKGRRYAIEWMYECLLMRIKNSGLYDHIRERKILPLPCRETLSRYIRRISSSAYGFQTAIFEGMKMKGLSMESNEK
- the LOC122414889 gene encoding uncharacterized protein isoform X1, with translation MGKICAVPGCRSRKEGDETRRKKLGLCRITLFSIPKSKDRRNQWKKALDCELDVKQFVCQFHFSEDSIKKSDRIVLTDGTVYDSPLIRWRLNEGAVPISQQCGPMDCEENNNGIEETEQENSALDVKKEQLQISNSVVLDEGTDTAPSILTESWTEQDVDNVKGAVDAFTLGNLKDDLTAGLLSESWAWTQKSTGLIFTLLNRSNLHPQLHLEVALDLTLSIRTITDTVIPLNDQATSSNDIRRYMKILKNCIICSGTGVQSESRDPRCVGMIDLKKPGDNQRKNWRCELCQQIRERVQRRNQRRRKTILKRERAQKKADLTRRKFIRLKRKTKKLYADVADLKRSCSRIEKETLEKNIALLPEAQKQAVRTCLETAKVGNRKGRRYAIEWMYECLLMRIKNSGLYDHIRERKILPLPCRETLSRYIRRISSSAYGFQTAIFEGMKMKGLSMESNEK